From Caretta caretta isolate rCarCar2 chromosome 14, rCarCar1.hap1, whole genome shotgun sequence, the proteins below share one genomic window:
- the LOC142068988 gene encoding butyrophilin subfamily 1 member A1-like → MVVPTEEAAQEYKLVSTIRRARPFPVLCLTKVVVVVIAVPVHFPAKFTVIGPPDPVAAILGQEAVLPCHLSPRMSAANMEVRWFRPEFVSFVHLYRDGKDQYEGRMPEYEGRTELLKAGLTDGNVPLRILNIRPSDEGQYHCFVQDGTFYEETVLELRVAGLGSAPLISVEGHQDGGIRVVCRSAGWYPEPEVLWKDFNGQRLPSLSETKSRGDNNLFETETVLIVTEHSNQNLSCCIRNTVLNQDKESAVYIADLFFPRVNPLMATLSVILVVLFAFIGLTVYLFKMKAKLTEEVVKRDLEIVNVTLDPDTAQSQLVLPEDGKSVRWGDTWQNLPDNPERFDSQACVLGCEGFTAETHCWEVEVGDGELWAVGVARESVRRKGWISLSPEQGIWAVGQCGGQFRALTSPEAPLPLSQVPSRIRVCLDCDRWQVTFSDAGDGAPIFTFPPGSIPRERIRPWFWLGVGGSRLSLCP, encoded by the exons ATGGTGGTTCCTACAGAGGAagctgcccaggagtacaag CTTGTCTCAACTATACGCCGAGCACGTCCATTCCCAGTTCTCTGCCTCACCAAGgtcgttgttgttgttattgctgtCCCGGtgcattttccagcaaaattCACAGTGATTGGACCCCCTGACCCTGTCGCTGCCATCCTGGGTCAGGAAGCTGTGTTACCCTGTCACCTGTCCCCCCGGATGAGCGCTGCAAACATGGAGGTGAGATGGTTCCGACCTGAATTTGTATCCTTTGTGCACCTGTACCGTGATGGGAAGGATCAGTATGAAGGGCGGATGCCAGAGTATGAGGGAAGGACAGAGCTTTTGAAAGCCGGACTCACAGATGGAAATGTTCCCTTGAGGATTCTCAATATCAGACCCTCTGATGAAGGACAATACCactgctttgttcaagatggtactTTTTATGAAGAAACCGTATTGGAACTGCGGGTAGCAG GTCTGGGCTCTGCTCCTCTCATCTCTGTGGAGGGTCACCAGGATGGAGGGATCCGGGTGGTTTGTCGATCAGCTGGCTGGTACCCAGAGCCTGAGGTGCTGTGGAAAGATTTCAATGGGCAGCGTTTACCATCACTCTCTGAAACAAAATCCCGTGGCGATAACAacctgtttgaaacagaaactgTTCTCATTGTAACAGAACATTCAAACCAAAACTTGTCCTGTTGCATCAGGAACACCGTTCTCAATCAAGACAAGGAATCAGCCGTTTATATAGCAG atctcTTTTTCCCCAGGGTGAATCCCTTGATGGCGACTTTGAGTGTGATCCtggtggttttgtttgctttcattggcctcactgtttatctctttaaaatgaaag CGAAACTTACTGAAGAAGTTG TGAAACGAGAtctagaaattg TGAATGTGAcgctggatccagacacggctcagtCCCAACTCGTCCTGCCTGAGGAtgggaaaagtgtgagatggggagacacaTGGCAGAATCTGCCcgacaaccctgagagatttgattctcaggcctgtgtgctgggctgtgagggattcaccGCGGAGAcacattgctgggaggtggaggtgggggatggggaactctgggctgtgggggtggccagagagtctgtgaggaggaagggatggatcagCCTTAGCCCTGAGCaggggatctgggctgtggggcagtgcggggggcagttccgggctctcacctcccctgaggcccctctgcccctgagccaggtccccagcaggatccgggtttgtctggactgtgaccGGTGGCAGGTGACATTTAGTGATGCTGGTGATGgggccccgatcttcactttcccaccAGGCTCCATCCCTCGGGAGAGAATCCGACCCTGgttctggttgggggtggggggatcaagGCTCAGCTTATGTCCCTGA